Below is a window of Chiroxiphia lanceolata isolate bChiLan1 chromosome 9, bChiLan1.pri, whole genome shotgun sequence DNA.
CAGCTCCCTGAGCGCACCGCTCCGCCGCTCCGCGCGGCTTTTCGCTGCTGTGCTCGCCCTGCGGCGCGCTCCCTCTCCGGCGTTCtcgcggggcgggcggcgcggggggggtGGTTGGTGCGGAGGAGGGGACGCGGCGCGAGGCGGGGCGCGCGCGGGGCGccgggggggggcgggggggggggggtcctcGCGGGCGCGCGGAAAAAAACGCGCCAAGTTTGCGGGCGCGCGGCCCGCGGTCTCCATGGCAACGGCgagcgggagcggggccgcgaTGTAGCGGTGAGTGAGTGAGGGAGGGACGGGGAGGGACGGGAGCGAGGGGGGGGagcggccgcgccgcccgcccggggcCCGCCGGCCGCGGGGGGACatgcggggggcgcgggggggcggcCCGAGCCCGGGGcggagggcggcgggggggggccCCGCGGCGAGTAAATGGCGCCTGGTgtgcgcgtgtgtgtgtgtgtgcgcgccAGGTGTGAGCGCCACGGCCGCGCCCCGCACCAGCCATGCCCGGCGTCCTGCCCGCCGACACCGCCAGGGCCAGCCCCAGCAAGAAGAACAGGCTGTCGCTGAAGCTTTTCCAGAAGAAGGAGGCGAAGAGAGCGCTGGATTTTACCGAGGCGCAGGAAAATGAGCAGAAGGGCGCGGAGTTCAGAGGCGCCGAGATGTGAGTCCCGCGCGGGAGAAGTTTGTTCTGTGGCGATGTTGTGTCGGTCCGGTGTTGCTCCGTCCTCCACTCGACTCGGTTTCGTGTTCTTATATAAATATGTGCTGCAGCGCGCGCTAAATTAAATTAACGTGCGCTTAAGACTGAATTAACGTGCTCTTAAGAATGAATTAACGTGCGTTTAAGTTAACCCCCGACCCAACTTAACCAAACCGAACAAACTAATCTCAATAACTGATTTTTTATAACTGTTTGAATAAAATAAGTTTGCGACGCTCTGGGATGTTTAGTTGGCGCAAACTTTAGGGATCGCTTGAATAAGCGACtctcttttaaaactaaataatcGTTACAACCAGTTTCTACAGCTGTCTTAAGGAAACAACTTTGCCACACTGTGGATGTCTTAGTTGGCACAAACTTTCTGATCACTTCAAGAATTTGCTTTGTTTCGAGTTGATATAAGTAGTTACTCTGCTGCTGAgctatttatattattatttatattaaaatgtaacTTCTTGCGAGATGAGTCTtaatgaaaagattttaaaggctgcttctgctgcaagGAAATGAATTGGTTGTGGTGCTGCCTGTCATTCATTGGGGCTTTTCAAGCCCTGAGCAAATCTGTCAACCCATTTCTTTGCTAATGGGGGGATTTAAGTGGGAAAAAGCAAAGTTGCTTGATTGTGGTCAGTTAGAAATAGTTGGAGTCTTTAAAATTTGGTTCTCTTGTGTCAGTACAGTGCATTAATCACTTATATCAGTgattaataataatgataatcaGTATATTATGTGTCAGGTTCAttggtttcttttaatttctatttttattcttttgctttgtATCCAGAAATTATATGACTCtggagcagggcacagggataGAAAACATGTTCTAGACATGTTTTCCTACCTTAGGAATGAACAAAGAATGtacaaaagtatttaaaagtgaactttttttgttccttaaaCTGGTCTCCTGATATTATTTGAAAAGTAACTAACAGCAGATTTGGCTGATTTTTgtaaaattgtttctttttgggTGGTGTTATCGCTGAGGAGTTTGTGTTTGAGTGCCCAGAGTGAATACAGATGCTCTCAGACACACTTTGATGTGATTTTGAGCTGTGTATCTTAGTGATGAATTATGTCAGGTGGCTCTGAGATGGGAGGTGAAGGAATccttttccaaagctgtttcttactccctgttttctctgtttcacagTGACCAGGttgttcctgcagcacagcctcccTCCCTTGTCAGCTGTGAGAAAAAAGACAACATGTTGCCTTTTGTGGGCTTGAACAACCTGGGGAACACCTGTTACTTGAACAGTGTCCTGCAGGTGAGGGCATGGTCAAGGGGGACCTcaaaaaggggattttttttggttaagCACAAGTGGGTGAGATTTGTAGTTTGATATTCCATGGATGTCTGGGTATAGTATGAAGAGAATCTAATTACAGTGTGGGGGGGAAATGGTGCTGCAGGAAATGTGTGCACTGGAGGTTGTCCTGATTGGGTAATTCTTCAGTTTCCATACTCGGGGCTCCTCCCTGCTGTGAAAAATCCTGGATCTTTGTGTGCTGTGCACAGCCTGGGGAggtgcagagctggctggatCCTCAATGTGAATTTCTGTGTAGAGTAACCTCTTACTCAGGttattctcttcttttcttttcaactgTTGCTTTCAGGTATTATATTTCTGTCCTGGTTTTAAAACTGGAGTAAAACATTTATATAACATcatttcaaagaagaaagaatctTTGAAGGATGAAGGAgaccaaaaggcagaaaaggtaACAAATCTCCACATGTTCTTTACTTATAACTTTGCAAGTAAGGCTGCATGCAGGAAGTTTAGTGAAAATCTAACtgatttcttctggttttaacAAATTTTTCAGCATTGTTTTCTACAGTGCTACTTCAGGTAAAGATATATTTGAGTTGTTTTGAACTTGTGTTCAAACATGAGTGTTCAGAGGATCTGTAAACTTGTAAGCCCAAGTCTTAAACAAGAAATTTGAGAAGATATCTCACCATGCATTTGCCATTAAGATAATTGTGATACAGTACTTTGAGTGGGTGGAAATTGGAGTTTTGGCAAGGATGGTTTCAGGATTTAAAATAATGGCTAATTTGgcttttatgtttgttttccactttgaaaagaacaataaatatATTGTCTGAAACCCACCTGCTTCCCATGGCACACAAAAAACCTGTCCAGTATCTGTTAGAAAACTAAGGGAGGGTAGGAGAGAAAAGTTTAGCTTGTTACAGACAAAGCTGCAAgagtttttgttctttttacatTGTTATTGCAGGGAAGTTGTAAAGAAGATCCCCTGGCAAGTTACGAGCTCATCTGCAGCTTGCACTCCTTGATTCTGTCAGTTGAGCAGCTTCAAGCCAGTTTTCTCCTAAACCCAGAAAAGTACACAGATGAACTTGCTACTCAGCCCCGAAGACTCCTGAACACCCTCAGGTACAAATCACCCTAAGTGTTGTCAGGGTTTGCTCCTGACTTTTCCAGGTTGTTGCCATTGCACAGTTTGAGGCTGGTGGAAGGTAGATGGTCTTAAACTTGGTGTGGCCTTATAGGAAGTAAAATTTTTCATGCTTATTGTTACCTCCATGATGTCAGAAACCTGCAGTAAATTTAACTTTGTAAGAGTGTCATTTAAATGCAGAAGAGGGTTTAAGACAGTGCTTAACCTTAGGTACAGAAGTGTCATAGAACTttggaatggtttaggttgggagggaccttaaagatcatccagttctaccccctgccatgggcagggacaccttctactatcacaggttgttccaagccccatccagcctggccttgaacacttccaggcatggtgAAGGATTCTCTTTGACCTGAGAAGCTGCACCACTGGGTTGCAATTCAGTGTGTGCTTAAATGCCTAAGGCTGAACTTTCCCATGGCTCTGTAACAGAGAGGACTCCTCTCTAGGCCTGGACAGGACCCCCCATGACTTCCGTCTAAATCCCTAATTTAAATCTCAAATCATGTTACCCGGTTAGCCAAGAATAACTAATCCTCATTGCtctgcttgtttcttttccctagAGAGCTGAACCCCATGTATGAAGGGTACCTGCAGCACGATGCCCAGGAAGTTCTACAGTGCATCCTGGGAAACATCCAGGAAACATGTCAGCTGCTGAAGAAGGAAGAGTTGAACAAACTGCCCATGGAGGAGCCTTCAGCTAAACTGGAGGAAAAACTCAACCCAGTCCCTGAGAGCAACGGGACCGGCAGCGCTGCCGAGGAGGAGGATCCCACTCCGAGCAGCCACGACGGAGACGCGGCCGAGGACAAGCTGCTCAAGGGACACgggaaaaggaaaagtgacGCCGAGGGCGGCAACGCcaagaaaaaatccaaagtgTCAAAAGAGCAAagtgcagcagaggaaaatcaaAGGCAGACCAGGTCAAAGAGGAAAGCGACGGGGGAGAAGTTGGAAACCCAAAGCGACGCCATCGCCAAGTGCTCCGGGGACAGCGAGAGCGCGAAGCCCACGCAGAAAAAGTCACGGCTTAGGTTAAACTGGTTAAAATCCTCATGCAAACAGCCCAGCATTCTGTCCAAATTTTATAGTCTAGGAAAATTAACTACAAACCTGGGATCCAAAGACCCAGGAAAAGAATATGACTGTGAGCTCGAAGAGTCATCTACCAAGTGCGAAAATGGTGACAGTAAAGAAGAATATCATGAACCAGCATCTCCTGTGGAAAACCACCATGAAAAGGGAActgaaaaagaaccaaaaaaggAAGGTTGGTGCACAAGTGATGGGCTTAAAATTAGTATGATTAAGAAAGTACAATGCGTGGGAAGTCAGTCTTCAGACTGCACAGCCTGCAGAGCTCTAAAcacaaaatgagattttcagGAATTGAAGAAGATTTTTAGGaacaagaatttatttttatacatgtttgtaattttttttttataacttgaCCTGTTTAGCTTAGATCTCGAGGTATTCCTCTAACATTCTGTAATCATTGTaccatatatatgtataaaaaaaaaaaggcagaacatTGCCAGGTTTGTATTATCACTAATTTTTGTCATCCATAGACATAGCAGATGGATTCAAGATTTAAAGGAAGATGCTGGTCAGGAGCAAACAGAATCATACTCCATTGGCCATGGCTTTGTGCCCAAGTTTATAAACAAtattctctccttccctccctaTTCATTAGTTTTGTTCCATATTCCCAATGTTCCCAAGAACTAGGAAGGACACAGGATGTATTACATATTCTAATTGGCTGGCAGCTATGGATTTTTTGTCAATGAAACAAGGTATCTGTTGAGAGAAGGGGCTCAGTATGAATTCAGTACTTAACAATTTGGAACTTTCTGACCCACCCAccaattttataaaaaattgaaagacTGCAGAATCTTTGAGATCTGCGTTTCTTCAGCAGATTTGACCAAAACTGGCCAACAAATTTAGAAAGTATTGGAGGAGAACACTGAGAATAAATAGAAACCAGCCAAACCCACACATGTGACGCTCCTTGAGGAGGCTGATAGTCCATACTAAGAAGTCAGTGCATTGGTGACAAATATTCCAGAACGCCACACTTGAAGTATAAAACAAGCACCCAatcttaaaacagaaattaaagtttGAGGGCCAAGAGACAGAGGCTCCGTATTTCCTTACTAGTAGATGATACTCTGAAAACTGCACGATACgtagttttgttttaattcctgTGTGGGATCCCTAAAAGGCCATGGCTGTAACATGGTCCTTTTCCACAGACAGCCAAAGGTAGTCTTTGGAATAAAGTGCAGCTTGCTCAGTGATGTGACATGTACTTTCTCTAGGTACAGAACTGGCTGTCTTTGAACTGGTGGAGAAACTGTTCCAGGGCCAGTTAGTGCTGAGGACAAGGTGTTTGGAGTGCGAGTGCTTTactgaaaggagagaagattTTCAGGACATCAGTGTTCCAGTGCAAGAAGATGAACTTTCTAAAGCTGAAGAGAGTTCTGAAAGTAAGTAACTGTCTCAGAAAGGGGTGTGAGGTGTTTCTGCCTCAGCCAGCCATGGGGAAGGACAGTGCTGTGGTTATCAAGGAACATGGCTCCTGTTTGTGCTGACTAAAATTAGAGGCTCTTATCTCCTGTCCTGATTAACTTTAGACTTTGGAAACACAGTGCTGATACTGTTGACAAGATCCAGATAATATTGTTTCGAATCTTAACACATAGCATGCACTGCTTACAGTCCTTCACTTTGGTACATGTTTTCCTGCttataaataagtattttctttgaTGTAGGTCTTCCCATTCTTCCTGGATAAGgaattcttctgcttttttttttcttaaaagaaatatttgcacttTTTCCTCAAAGATTAAAAGAGAACccagatttttttgttaattactctaaaattttttttagtgtattaGATTGTTGTTGCCTTAGTAGCATTTGTTTTATCTTCGTCAATGTTAATGCTCTGGTCTCTTTCACAAATTTTATTGATCTGTTCGTAGtttttaggtattttaaaaagtaagcaTGATAATACTAAATTTTGAAATGGTGACTTTTAAGGGAATTAATTTTAGTTCCCATGGAATTAATTTGGAGCAGCTTTTACTGCCTTTACTCCCCATTTTGGTGAAGGACTCAGAGTAAAATGTGTGGGGAAATGTTAATGTGTAAAATGCTGCTGTCAGTGTAGGTGATCCTGTCAGCAGTGTGAGGGTGGCAGGGGAGGCAAAATGTAAGAAGTGAAAGGGAACTTTCTAGTTATTTTGGATGTTTGCCCTAATAAGTGAAATTCATGGACTCAGTTTCCAGACATGGCAACAGAATTATTCTGTGTTATCTGAAACCACCTTTGGGAAAACCTTAGATTTGAAGTAAGACATACTTTCATCCCTTCCTGAAATGCTCCGAATACATCTATTTCACACATACTGAGTGTTCTTTACAGTGTTGTCGTTTTTGAGCCTGTCTtgacatgttttgttttgttgttgttctggtGGGACGCATTGGAAATGTAAATATTGGTGTATCTGTGAATGTAACGATTCTCTTTTCTAGTTTCTCCAGAGCCAAAAACAGAAACGAAGACGCTGAAATGGGCAATTTCACAGTTTGCCTCAGTGGAAAGGATTGTGGGAGAggacaaatatttctgtgagaaCTGCCATCACTACACAGAAGCCGAGCGCAGCCTTTTATTCGATAAAATGCCCGAAGTTATAACAATTCACTTGAAGTGCTTTGCTGCCAGTGGCTTGGAGTGAGTATGCATTGACTGTGTTATGAAACAGTGTCCTGGAGGAAGGGAAATCTTATCACAGGAGTTGAAAATGCTTTGTAACTTTGCCAAAAGCAGATTTCCAGATTGAAATGAACTTAAATCGCTGGGATGCAGCCCCTGATTTCATAAAGGTTTTTTGTTCTtaggagcagtggcagaaattACCTGCAGGAAAATTGACTTTTAGGAGACTTCTTGACAAAAATTTTTTAGCTGTACTCTTTAAAAACAGCCTGATTTATTGATCTTTCTTAAAACTTCGTTTACTTTAAATATCACCTGTCCCTGTGAGTTTAGAGGCCGCTTTAAGTACTTTAACAGAACAAGTAATTAGAACAAATATGAATTTTATGGTCACAGCCAGTCTCTACTTGAATGTAAGTactaaaaaaatgaatgtgagtggggaataataataatcaggagttaaacattttaaagagcTAACACTCATTACCCAAAATCGATcaattccttaaaaaatactgttagtACAAATTTTTTGCAATTTCTACAATACAAATTTTAGTACTCTACCTGAATGTGAGCACTAAAATCTGTGGGGGAAAAATCAGCcgataaatattttaaagagctAACACACCAAAAAATTGatcaattaatttaaaaatacagtaatatcAGCCTCACTGATGTTCATCTACTGAGAAATCAGTGTTTGATGTTATAATTTTTGTAATCCTTATGTTTTGAAAGAGGTTGTGAGtggttttctttggggtttttttttcatacttaaGAATTGGGATGGGAggaaaaaccaaagaaaaactcACCCCTACAGTACTGTCCATACATAAATCAGTATCATGACAATTTATACTCAGCATTTTGCAGTAAACTCCATTTTTCCACTGAgatttaaatactgaaaaatgacagaaagcgtcatcaggagaaaattcttaGACCTATAAAATATTCCCCCAGATCTTTTAGGAAATTGGTACACCATTTATTGCAGCCTCTGAGCCTTTGGATGGGCATTAAGTTTTTTAGTCACAAATTAGTTTGGTCTTTTATCCCCAAgttccctgtgtgctgcattTCCCCCTCACTTGGCTTTAGACATTCAGAGCCACCTCACCAGCAGGAAGCCTCATGCATGATGTCTGCCATGGAATTTAGTTTATAATAGTTGTGTCACCAATATTTTAGATAAAAATACCACATCTAAGTTGTCAGATGATTTGTCAGAGGGTGCTCTCTAAGCAAGTGCTGGTAACTGTGGTCAGTTTAAGATTTGTGAAATATCCAGTGCTGAGGATGATATTGTTACTTTTTTACAGGTGGTTTACTAAGATTGTTAAAGGTACATTTCTCAGTCTGCCTGTTTGTAGTATTTTTTTAGGAATATCCAGGTTTCTGACGAAGTACAAGGGAAGCTTCCTCTGTCTCTGCAATGCTTTTTCATACAAATCCAGTATCATAACATACAAAATTGTCTTTTCATTGATGTCCATCATATTTGACTTAAATATTGACTTCATATATATAGACTTAATATATATTGACTTAAAGTTGCACACTTAAAGATGCCCTTGTATTGTTGAGTAGCCCTTGATGTGGGATGGAATCCTGGTATAATTATAGgctattgaaaaaaatacaacctgAAAGGAAACCTGAATATTATCTTCCATTTGCTCCTCTATTTCCTATCTTTTTGTTTCCATGGGGAAGCACTTTCAGGTTAACCAGCCATCTCCTGAGCCACTCAcctcttctgccttggcaaCCTTCAGCTCCAAAGTACTCAGACCAATATCCAGGTCAGAGTGAATCCAGTCTGTTGTGGTTTTCCTCCTGTGTCCTCAGTCATGCCAGACATTTTCTGCCAAGGGCTGGCAACCAGAGATTAAGGAAGTCAGAGTTGAAAAATCAATGTACAACTGGAGTCAGTGATGAAGCTGAAACTGCTTAGAAGAGTCCCCTGGTTTTTGACTTGAATTTTTTATCTTGGACAAAACCATGTCATTGCTAAAAGTAGTAACAAACTGTTTTACTGGCTTCaaacttaaatttttaaactaAGATTCTTCATACAACTTCCCTTAGCCCCCATAAAAATTTGGAAATGGTGTCTGCTCAGTTGTGCTCTACTGAGTTCTCTGATGACTGAGTTGTGAATAAATGAAGAGAAACGAAGGgtaatgtaaatatttgcagtTAGTAGGGactttatttatgttttctaGATGCTGGTTTGcaaagtgtttgttttaaaataaagcagccAGTGTGAAAATCTACTTGCCTGAGGATGAGTAATTCTCTTTGgcaagagtgtgtgtgtgtgtgtgtgtgtgtgttgtgtgtggAAAAATCATAGGCCATGTGTGCTCAGGCTGTGAAGCTCTTAAGGAGAAATGTGTAACTGGTGATACATAATTAAGCATTTCCACTATAGAAATTTAGCAGTTGGTgagaaaatcagctttttgttttgtgaaattcTGTACAGTGGATAAAGTTAATTTATAGCCTCAAAAGACATAGCTGCAGAAGTCAGGTTTGCTCTGTGTGAAGTGCATCAGTCAGAGCAGGCAGAGTACTTGGCAtacaatttttctgtcttcagatTCTTATCATTAAGAAGAACAAAAAGCTAATAGGAAGAGATTTCCTCCTCTCCGAATCTTTGATGCTGGATCTCATTCAGAAGAAAGGCAGACCTGCTTTTTACTGCTTTGTGTGAATATGATTGTCACAGTGTGCTTGAGTGGAACTGGATTTCTGATCTGGAGTATCAGCAAgcagtttctctgtttcttgaCTGTCTTCTGAATATCTCTATTTCTGGCTACTAACAAATAGGGATTTTCAGAAGATTtaagttttattatttctgattATATGCTCTTTGTGTTCCTTTTGGTGGAGTCAAATGTTTATGGTAAGCTTAGGTCTGAAGTGAGATTTCGTTTAATGAGAGTGACTGAGGATCTGTGGTGTGTGTAAATGTGTTTATCAGGGTTTATGGCTGTGAACACAAGTGAAATGATGAGAAGCAGAatcaaaactgaacacaggaaaacaggagtCTGTTACTGCAGTTATGCCATAGCTACAATTTCCTTGGATTCAAGATAGTTTTTCTTAGGATAATAGCAGTGAGCTTTTTGTAACCTTAGTTTTACAGGGCTTGTCTGTATTCCCCTGGATTTTTCCCTGCAACACCCTGAAAGTTGAGCAAGAACTGAATCATCACTGGAATCTATTAGGACATCATAACCTATCACTAAATAGAGAGGTTAATTAATTTGTGCTGATGCAATATGTTACTCATCAAGATCAGAATcattcagtaatatttttttttcaaactctgTAGAAGATCCTTGTAATGAAAGGACTTAAACTTTTCTCATGGTAAATTTGTGCACTATGAACAAAATGCTGAGTATTTCTGGAATACTAAATGCTTTTCCAAGTAAATCAGCCAGAGAACTgcttgaaaaaaatggaatacCACAGGACAGGTAATGGGGAATCCCTGGTAGCAAGTGTTGGTAAGTTTACTCATCACTGAGGGGATCTGAGAAAAACCACTCAGATTTTCTACGTGATACGAAAGCTACTTGAAAGTAAAATAGATTTGTATTTATTCAGCAAATAACTCtttcaggaggggaaaaaaccccaaccttccTTATTTCAGCCTTGGCTgctgaggtttttgttttgctttttaagcagAGTGGTGTCTAGGGGGGAGTGCAGGTGTTTGTGCATGGATAGAAGCAGGAATGATAACATTTAGcctaattatttttatcaccactatttaaaaattaatttagttgaTACTTTAGAAAAAGGGAGTCTcttgaattattaaaatttacAGTTCCTAGGCTGTAAAATTTACCATTATACAGTCATAAAAGTGCCTTTACTGACCAGGGGTGCCTGGGACAGATGTTGGTGATCCAAAGTGAGAAGGGAGGAGCTTCTCCTGATCACATGTGGAAAATAACAGATGGGCCTATGGGCCTAGAGTGGTGTTTACTGGGAAAGGGTTTAACTTGTGTCTCCCTTGTGAAGGTTTGACTGCTACGGGGGCCTGTCCAAGATCAACACTCCGCTGCTGACGCCACTCAAGCTGTCCCTGGAGGAGTGGAGCACCAGGCCCACCAACGACACCTATGGATTATTTGCTGTGGTCATGCACAGCGGCATCACCATCAGCAGTGGACACTACACAGCCTCTGTCAAGATCACAGATCtcagcagcctggagctggaCAGGGGCACCTTCATGGCCAACCCCACGTACGCCGTGCTCAAACCGGAGCCGCTCAACGAGGAGGAGGCCAGAGCTGTGACCGACGACTACGATGACGGTGAGGTCTCCTTCAGGGTCAACGGTGCTGCCCAGCCAGGGAAGGTCCTTAGCAAGAAGAACATGGAAGCTGTGGGACTGCTCGGGGGGCAGAAGAGCAAGTCTGACTGTGACCTGTACCCCAACAAACCAGCCAACCCCGAGAAGTTCCTCAGCGTGGTCACGGAGAGCAGGAGCCCCGAGCGCAGCGCAGGGAATGCTGAGCACGGCACAGAGCACAGCGAGGCCAACGGGGTGGGAGCCAGCGGGCTGGAAAACAAGGCTCTGTATGTGCTCCAGAGCCTCAAGGAGTACGAGGGCAAGTGGCTGCTCTTCGATGACTCCGAAGTAAAGgtcacagaagaaaaggactTTCTGAATTCTCTTTCTCCAACATCGTCATCTACGTCAACTCCTTACCTACTGTTTTATAAGAAAATTGTAGAGTGATACTGTATTTTGACTGTAAATATTCAGGATTTGCATACACCTCTTGGTCTGATTTGCATCCAAACTACCTGGAAGAAAcggctgttttgtttttgaagctACTGATTCTTCATgtttttggtctttttcttcagtgtaaaGTGGCTCAACTTGAATTAACAAAACACAACATAGAACTTGACTCACACCTTAATTTTCTGCTGGAGAATAGTGCTACAACCTTTTAGAAATACCAGTTTGTATAGATCCTAAACAAAGCCTACAGCACCCAGTAGTGGTTTTAACGCAGCTCTAGGTCTCAGACATGCCTATTGTattattagcttttttttttaaataaaatttatttgtattcATACCCCAGAGTAAATGTATATTAACTAGCAAATTTCACCAGAAGTTGTGTATTTTTGTAACTTGGGAAGTAACACTTCATATTTAGTCTTTGGGTAACCGACATGGTTTATTCTCCTGatccttttccttcctgctttgtGCAACTCAGAGCACAAGGAAAATGGTCTTGGAACCTTGTTTAGTGCATTGGAGGGACCTGAACTTCATAGAAATGCTTGACTGGTCTAATTTGCATCTTGTTGCATGGGTGTTAAAGGGCAAAGTGTAAATAGGTGTGATTAATACGTCGACACAGGGGCAGAGTGTagtgtaattaaaataattttgtacttTGAAGAGTGGAGCCCTCTAATCTGCATATATGTCTGGGTGGGTTTGGAACTTAGTGGTGACCTTATAACAGTTAATTTGTACCTGAGCTCACTGCAAAAtaggaaaatgaaagcatttggCTTTGATGCTTTGTTAAGAAtgtatatatgaaataaaaaacttaTGATACGCATCTGAGACAACCAGATCAGACTGTTGTgttgggaggggaaaacaaagtggAAGTGATTTGGGAACAGTTATAAAAAGGGTGGGAAACTATCTTAAAGaaatggaagattttaaaactaacattctgtgggttttttttaactgattctTGTACAGCAGATCCTAACCTGAAGGCACTTGATGACCAGAGGTGTGAGGTTCAGGGTAAACAGATGATTATggcaaaaaccaaaaatgtttgTACTAAATACTAGGGATGAAAATCCCAAATTGTTTGTTAGATGATTTAAGGTGAATCCTATCAACTGACAAGAGTCTTAACCAATATGACACAAAGTAAGGTGAGTGTTTAATTGTCATGGGATGGACAGAAAGACATGAAGATTGCAGAGAGACAAGGGAAGATAGCCAGGATGTGAGTATGCCCTGGTTTCCTGGATACATTTaacctttttctaatacaaattaatttatttacaggAAAAGCCCTAAAACCCTTTGCCTAGTTAATTCTGCAATACTTAATTTTTACAACCTTTTATTATAATGTTGTATAAACACTGAGGTAACTCAGGAAAAGTATCTTTAGTGTATTTTCCATGTTAGTGTCAACCTCTGATTGTTGTACAGGCCTTGACTTTGCAGCATATCCTAGATAAAAAAGCTGGAATGACAAATGCTCTTA
It encodes the following:
- the USP1 gene encoding ubiquitin carboxyl-terminal hydrolase 1, whose product is MPGVLPADTARASPSKKNRLSLKLFQKKEAKRALDFTEAQENEQKGAEFRGAEIDQVVPAAQPPSLVSCEKKDNMLPFVGLNNLGNTCYLNSVLQVLYFCPGFKTGVKHLYNIISKKKESLKDEGDQKAEKGSCKEDPLASYELICSLHSLILSVEQLQASFLLNPEKYTDELATQPRRLLNTLRELNPMYEGYLQHDAQEVLQCILGNIQETCQLLKKEELNKLPMEEPSAKLEEKLNPVPESNGTGSAAEEEDPTPSSHDGDAAEDKLLKGHGKRKSDAEGGNAKKKSKVSKEQSAAEENQRQTRSKRKATGEKLETQSDAIAKCSGDSESAKPTQKKSRLRLNWLKSSCKQPSILSKFYSLGKLTTNLGSKDPGKEYDCELEESSTKCENGDSKEEYHEPASPVENHHEKGTEKEPKKEGTELAVFELVEKLFQGQLVLRTRCLECECFTERREDFQDISVPVQEDELSKAEESSEISPEPKTETKTLKWAISQFASVERIVGEDKYFCENCHHYTEAERSLLFDKMPEVITIHLKCFAASGLEFDCYGGLSKINTPLLTPLKLSLEEWSTRPTNDTYGLFAVVMHSGITISSGHYTASVKITDLSSLELDRGTFMANPTYAVLKPEPLNEEEARAVTDDYDDGEVSFRVNGAAQPGKVLSKKNMEAVGLLGGQKSKSDCDLYPNKPANPEKFLSVVTESRSPERSAGNAEHGTEHSEANGVGASGLENKALYVLQSLKEYEGKWLLFDDSEVKVTEEKDFLNSLSPTSSSTSTPYLLFYKKIVE